In Candidatus Reconcilbacillus cellulovorans, the following proteins share a genomic window:
- a CDS encoding 30S ribosomal protein S3, giving the protein MGQKVSPVGLRIGIIRDWESKWYAERDFGVLLMEDVKIRDFLKKKLKDCAVSRIEIERAANRVNITIHTAKPGMVIGKGGSEIDVLRAQIAKMTNKKIHINIAEIKNPDLDATLVAESIAQQIERRVSYRRAMKQAIQRVMRAGAKGVKTKVSGRLAGAEIARSEGYSEGTVPLQTLRADIDYGFAEAHTTYGRIGVKVWIYRGDVLPVKKKAGGGEGAKDDHAHAQTR; this is encoded by the coding sequence GTGGGCCAGAAAGTAAGCCCGGTAGGACTTCGAATCGGCATTATCCGGGACTGGGAATCGAAATGGTACGCCGAACGCGACTTCGGCGTTCTGTTGATGGAAGACGTCAAAATCCGCGACTTTCTGAAAAAGAAGCTGAAAGACTGCGCCGTCTCCCGAATCGAAATCGAGCGGGCGGCCAACCGCGTCAACATCACGATCCATACGGCGAAGCCGGGGATGGTGATCGGCAAGGGCGGTTCGGAAATCGACGTCCTGCGCGCCCAGATCGCCAAAATGACGAACAAGAAAATTCACATCAATATCGCCGAAATCAAGAATCCTGACCTCGACGCGACGCTCGTCGCGGAATCGATCGCCCAACAGATCGAGCGCCGCGTGTCGTACCGCCGCGCGATGAAACAGGCGATTCAGCGCGTCATGCGGGCGGGCGCCAAAGGCGTCAAGACGAAGGTGAGCGGCCGGCTGGCCGGAGCGGAAATCGCCCGCAGCGAAGGGTACAGCGAAGGAACGGTTCCGCTGCAGACGTTGCGCGCCGATATCGATTACGGTTTCGCTGAGGCGCACACGACATACGGCCGTATCGGCGTCAAGGTCTGGATTTACCGCGGCGACGTGTTGCCGGTCAAGAAAAAAGCCGGCGGCGGAGAGGGGGCCAAAGACGACCATGCTCATGCCCAGACGCGTTAA